Proteins co-encoded in one Desulforegulaceae bacterium genomic window:
- a CDS encoding heterodisulfide reductase subunit F translates to ENRMKCGIGMCGRCNIGKELVCKDGPVFTLEQINKTPREY, encoded by the coding sequence GAAAACAGAATGAAGTGCGGAATAGGAATGTGCGGCCGCTGCAATATTGGAAAAGAGCTTGTTTGTAAGGACGGCCCTGTTTTTACTCTGGAGCAGATTAACAAGACTCCAA